The Xiphophorus couchianus chromosome 5, X_couchianus-1.0, whole genome shotgun sequence genome includes a region encoding these proteins:
- the LOC114144077 gene encoding uncharacterized protein LOC114144077, producing MFAGTSLNKELLQGPDLTSTLLGVLIRFRQGPIALMTDIKGMFHQVKVAQEHVNYLRFLWWPHGDITKELVEHRMLVHIFGAVSSPSCATFALLKTADDNQHLYPEEVINTIRHSFYVDDCLRSVQTVEQAISLYQQLTEVCAKGGFRLNKWVCSERSVLSQIPEENRATGVRMLDLSRDQLPTERALGVQWDVDQDVFTFSIVNKHKPLTRRGILSIVSSIYDPLGFLAPVILPAKQILQHLCKLKFGWDETIPPEMAQVWKKWTKDLVLLDNFSVRRCITPKRFGEIRNAQLHHVCDASETGFGAVSYLRLTNSKQEVCVSFVIGKARVVPLKQITIPRLELAAAVLAVCLDKMLLVQLGLNLSESVFWSDSTTVLQYIANTTTRFKTYVANRVSIIRDLTKVTQWRYISSKLNPADAASRGMKVGSFLKSSTWISGPEFLTKPEIQWPAVIKELPVHLEADPEVKDQVLTCAAVLEEVCPTTKLLMYFSSWTKLKRSVAWLLKLKEML from the coding sequence ATGTTTGCTGGAACATCACTGAACAAAGAGCTGTTACAGGGACCAGATTTGACTAGCACCTTATTAGGTGTACTCATTCGTTTTCGGCAAGGTCCAATAGCCCTTATGACGGACATTAAAGGGATGTTCCACCAAGTCAAAGTTGCTCAGGAACATGTAAATTACTTACGTTTTCTCTGGTGGCCCCACGGTGACATCACAAAAGAGCTTGTTGAACATAGAATGTTGGTCCATATTTTTGGTGCAGTCTCTTCCCCTAGTTGTGCCACATTTGCACTTTTAAAGACTGCTGATGACAACCAACATCTGTACCCAGAAGAGGTTATTAATACAATCAGACACAGCTTCTATGTAGATGACTGTCTCAGGTCTGTACAGACAGTTGAGCAGGCCATTTCTCTTTATCAACAGCTCACTGAGGTGTGTGCCAAGGGGGGATTTAGGCTCAATAAATGGGTGTGTAGTGAGCGCTCTGTCCTCTCGCAGATCCCTGAGGAAAACAGAGCAACAGGTGTAAGGATGCTAGATCTTAGCCGGGACCAGCTTCCCACTGAAAGAGCCCTGGGGGTACAATGGGATGTTGACCAGGATGTTTTCACCTTTAGCATTGTAAACAAGCACAAACCACTAACAAGACGTGGTATTTTGTCCATTGTCAGCTCTATTTATGACCCTTTGGGTTTCTTAGCTCCAGTTATTCTCCCTGCTAAACAGATTCTTCAACATTTATGTAAACTGAAGTTTGGCTGGGATGAGACAATTCCACCAGAAATGGCACAAGTTTGGAAAAAATGGACCAAAGATTTAGTTCTTCTTGACAACTTTAGTGTCAGAAGATGCATCACACCCAAAAGATTTGGGGAAATAAGAAATGCACAACTGCATCACGTTTGTGATGCCAGTGAAACTGGGTTTGGTGCCGTGTCTTATCTTAGGCTAACTAAtagcaaacaggaagtgtgcGTTTCCTTTGTTATTGGTAAAGCAAGGGTAGTaccattaaaacaaatcactaTACCACGACTTGAacttgctgctgcagttttagcTGTATGTCTGGACAAAATGCTGTTAGTTCAACTTGGACTCAATCTGAGTGAATCAGTCTTTTGGTCTGATAGCACAACCGTCCTGCAGTACAttgcaaacacaacaacacGGTTCAAAACTTATGTAGCTAATAGAGTTTCCATCATTCGTGATCTTACAAAGGTTACTCAGTGGAGATACATCAGCTCAAAGTTGAATCCAGCTGATGCAGCCTCTCGAGGCATGAAGGTTGGCTCTTTTTTAAAGTCTTCCACCTGGATCAGTGGGCCAGAATTCCTCACAAAACCTGAGATCCAATGGCCAGCAGTGATTAAAGAATTACCTGTCCATTTGGAAGCTGATCCAGAGGTTAAAGATCAAGTTCTGACATGTGCAGCTGTGCTGGAAGAAGTGTGTCCCACCACCAAGCTGCTAATGTACTTTTCCAGTTGGACAAAGCTAAAAAGAAGTGTAGCATGGCTCctgaaactaaaagaaatgctATAA